In Chlorogloeopsis sp. ULAP01, the genomic window GAGATTTATTTTTGAAGTTCATATCGAGATAGCAATGTAGAAAATTATGGTACTCAAAGATTAAGCTTTCTGCCTTCTGCTCTCAGCATAGCTGCCTTCCTAAAAAATATCGGCTGGGTCTGTAGAGCGAAGTTTGTTGATAGCAAGCGCTCCTGATGTCATACACATTAAAACTGCCGATATCAATACAATGACTGCATTATGAAGACTCATCATGATAGGTAATTTGGTTGCATCCATCGCAAAGTTATATAAGAATAAGGAAATAATAAATCCTGGAATATAGCCTAGTAATGACAGAATTAGAGCTTGTTGAAAGACTAAATGCAAGAAGTAATTATTTGCATAACCTATAGCTTTTAATGTTGCATAGGCTATTAATTGAGTAGAAATATTACTGTAGAGAATTTGATAGACAATCACTATACCAACAACAGAAGCCATTGTTAGCATAAGATTAAGGATAAAACCAATGGGTGTTCTAGTTGCCCAATATTTTTTCTCGAAATCTATGAATTCCTGGTAGGTGAAAACCTTCACGTCGTCGGGTAAATTAGTTTGTAATTCTCTCAAGACTTTCTTAGGATTAGTACCAGATTTAAGAGAAATTACACCTACATCTATCATTTCTGAAGGACGACTATTAGGAAATATCCTCAGGAAAGTTGTATCACTAACAATCAAATTACCATCTACGCCAAAAGAAGGCCCCAAACTGAACAATCCACCTACTCTAACTCTGTATCCTCTTAATGAATCAAAGGGAAAAATTTCAAGTATTTGTTCTGTTTGTTCTTGAGTAAACTTTTGAGCAACTGGCCCAAATTCTGGTCTAGAATTGCGGTCAAAAAGTACTACATCAGGAACTTTAATTCTGTCTATATTTTTCTCCACTTCTGGTATATTCATCACAGGTCTTCCTGGTTCAAATCCAATCACATAGATTGAATATTTCTCGCCGTTTTCAGGATTTTTAAATTTGGCAAATCCCAAATACATTGGGCTAACAGACTCTACACCATCAAACCCTAAAGCTTGATACAATCGAGACCGAAAGTAACTTTGAATTGCAGTTAAAGATTTATATTGAGAACTGACTAAAAATAAATCTCCTTGGAGATTGCGATGTACTTGGGTAGCGCTGGAGTAAAGAGCATCTTGAAATCCAAGTTGCATAAACATCAAAATCACAATAAAACCAATACCAGCTATAGCCACTAGAGAACGAATTTTGTTTCTGACTAGTTGTAGCCAAGCTACGGGAGTTGTAAACACCATGATTCAAGATAAATGCGATCGTGTGTGAGTAATTTAACAATGCCTGCTGCGGTTAAATTTGAATGGCGACATCTACCTGTAAGTTGGTTAAACCAGCGACTAGTTCACTATCTGCTGGATTATCGATGCGGATTTTTACCTGGATGACTCTACGATCTGTATCTGCTCCTGGGTTGATACTTAAGATGCTTTGTCTGTCGACTAACAAGCCAATCTTGCTGACAGTTCCTTGCAGTTTTTTGGGGAAGGCTGTGCTGGTAATTACGACTTTTTGCCCTGGGCGGACTTTCTGAATGTCAGTTTGATAAACTTCTGCAATCACGGACATTTGGGAAGTTTTGCCGATTTCAATAATTCCGGCTGTGGCGACTACTTCCCCTGATTTGGTGTGAGTCTTCAAAACTTTACCATCTATGG contains:
- the devC gene encoding ABC transporter permease DevC, with product MVFTTPVAWLQLVRNKIRSLVAIAGIGFIVILMFMQLGFQDALYSSATQVHRNLQGDLFLVSSQYKSLTAIQSYFRSRLYQALGFDGVESVSPMYLGFAKFKNPENGEKYSIYVIGFEPGRPVMNIPEVEKNIDRIKVPDVVLFDRNSRPEFGPVAQKFTQEQTEQILEIFPFDSLRGYRVRVGGLFSLGPSFGVDGNLIVSDTTFLRIFPNSRPSEMIDVGVISLKSGTNPKKVLRELQTNLPDDVKVFTYQEFIDFEKKYWATRTPIGFILNLMLTMASVVGIVIVYQILYSNISTQLIAYATLKAIGYANNYFLHLVFQQALILSLLGYIPGFIISLFLYNFAMDATKLPIMMSLHNAVIVLISAVLMCMTSGALAINKLRSTDPADIF